The following proteins come from a genomic window of Gimesia chilikensis:
- a CDS encoding TetR/AcrR family transcriptional regulator, which translates to MSTRERKQREIQEREAKILECARPMFIEGGYNGLNMDRLTSMLEYSKGTIYNHFSCKEEIIITLAIQTLEKRLAMFEKASLFQGTSRERIAAIGTAAELFVKLYPDHFRVEQTIRLDSIWEKTSEERRKIMANCEHRCMGVVGGIVRDAIARDDLVLDDHATPEEIVFGLWSLSFGGYSIIATSNSLDEIGISAPFEMLRRNFNRFLDGIDWQPLSSTVDYDAVFDRVSEEVFGNELQQISV; encoded by the coding sequence ATGAGTACACGAGAACGCAAACAACGTGAAATACAGGAACGCGAGGCCAAAATCCTCGAATGCGCCCGTCCCATGTTCATTGAGGGTGGCTATAACGGTCTGAATATGGACCGCCTGACCAGCATGCTCGAGTACTCCAAGGGGACGATCTACAATCACTTCTCCTGCAAAGAAGAGATCATTATCACCCTCGCGATCCAGACGCTGGAAAAGCGACTGGCGATGTTCGAAAAGGCGTCTCTCTTCCAGGGGACCTCGCGTGAGCGGATTGCCGCCATCGGAACCGCTGCTGAACTGTTTGTGAAACTCTACCCCGATCACTTCCGGGTCGAGCAGACGATTCGACTCGATTCCATCTGGGAAAAGACCTCAGAGGAACGGCGGAAGATTATGGCCAATTGTGAACATCGTTGCATGGGTGTTGTGGGAGGCATCGTTCGTGATGCCATCGCCCGGGATGATCTTGTTTTGGATGACCACGCAACTCCCGAAGAAATCGTCTTCGGGCTCTGGTCGCTCTCTTTCGGAGGCTACTCGATCATCGCTACCAGTAATTCGCTGGATGAAATCGGAATTTCTGCACCCTTCGAAATGCTGCGTCGTAATTTCAATCGTTTTCTGGATGGAATCGATTGGCAGCCGCTCAGTTCTACCGTCGACTACGATGCGGTCTTTGATCGTGTCAGCGAGGAGGTGTTTGGAAATGAACTCCAGCAGATCTCTGTCTGA
- a CDS encoding efflux RND transporter periplasmic adaptor subunit: MLALMVCLTGGYWLFHKQAFSTEVTAKQQSQEQGIPVEVLELKPVDSFARKRTYTGKVEAARTSELSLERSGKLIEINVDEGDPVKADMILARLDTRHLKIVRQKLQAERDAAQARLNELLAGPRPQTIAAAEAAVRQLIARLKNLQSDHARNEQLLERNAISKSVYEASQYDVQQQQAQLDAAKSQLSELKEGTRKEQLAAQKAVVANLDAQLADNQIDLEDTVLKAPFSGRISKRYADEGTVISPETPLLRLVEDQQLEAHIGVPVEMTPGLKRGARQQVQLNGKTFQSTLKAVLPELDPVTRTREVVLALDKQAAEQLIPGQVIRLAMEEPVEMRGFWLPLSALARGERGLWSAYAVVPGKVEGELILEKRQIEVLHTEGDRVLVRGTLKSGDRMVVDGIHKLANNQRVVIKSDS; encoded by the coding sequence ATGCTCGCGCTGATGGTCTGTCTGACCGGCGGCTACTGGTTGTTTCATAAGCAGGCCTTCTCCACAGAAGTCACCGCGAAACAGCAGTCTCAGGAGCAGGGGATTCCCGTTGAAGTTTTAGAGCTGAAACCCGTCGATTCATTTGCGCGGAAACGCACCTATACCGGTAAAGTTGAAGCTGCACGCACCAGCGAACTCTCTCTGGAACGCAGCGGCAAGCTGATTGAGATCAATGTGGACGAAGGAGATCCGGTCAAAGCCGATATGATCCTGGCCCGACTCGATACCCGTCACCTGAAGATTGTCCGTCAGAAGCTCCAGGCAGAGCGGGATGCGGCTCAGGCCAGGCTGAATGAACTCCTGGCAGGTCCCCGTCCCCAGACCATTGCCGCCGCCGAGGCAGCTGTCAGGCAGCTGATAGCCAGGCTGAAAAATCTGCAGTCGGACCATGCCCGCAACGAACAACTATTGGAACGCAATGCAATCTCCAAGTCTGTGTATGAAGCTTCGCAATACGATGTCCAGCAGCAGCAGGCACAGCTCGATGCGGCGAAGAGTCAACTCTCGGAACTGAAGGAAGGGACGCGCAAGGAACAGCTCGCTGCTCAAAAAGCAGTCGTCGCCAACCTGGACGCTCAGCTGGCAGATAACCAGATTGATCTGGAAGACACGGTACTCAAGGCACCGTTCTCCGGACGCATCTCGAAACGCTATGCAGATGAAGGAACCGTGATTTCTCCCGAGACGCCACTGCTGCGACTGGTAGAAGATCAACAGCTTGAAGCCCACATCGGTGTGCCGGTCGAAATGACACCAGGTCTGAAGCGTGGTGCCCGTCAGCAGGTACAACTCAATGGCAAGACTTTCCAGTCAACTCTGAAAGCGGTCCTGCCCGAACTTGATCCGGTGACCCGCACCCGTGAAGTCGTACTGGCACTCGATAAACAGGCTGCCGAACAGTTGATTCCCGGGCAGGTGATTCGTCTTGCGATGGAAGAGCCTGTGGAAATGCGGGGCTTCTGGCTGCCACTCAGTGCCCTGGCACGGGGAGAACGCGGCCTCTGGTCGGCGTATGCTGTCGTACCGGGGAAAGTGGAAGGGGAATTGATTCTGGAGAAACGGCAGATCGAAGTTCTGCACACGGAAGGTGACCGGGTCCTCGTCCGGGGGACATTGAAATCAGGAGACCGGATGGTCGTAGATGGAATTCATAAACTGGCGAATAATCAACGGGTGGTGATCAAGTCCGATTCCTGA
- a CDS encoding efflux RND transporter permease subunit has product MGKSEMLEGLFYRNRRLLILLMALIAVAGLSSFYILPRMEDPVLTKRSALVQTRFPGADATRVESLVSEKIEEELREIDEIKELRSISRSGMSTITIELRDDVYEVDEVWSRIRDKIDDARVEFPSGAKEPDFEEMDVKAYALIVALVWDNPNPVNYAVLRRSAKQLEDRLRAVSGTEDIDTFGDPDEEILVEIQPDRVATLGLSVEQIARQVEASDAKLTAGLLRGQKSDLLIDVDSELDSLARIARTPVQFGSEGHSVQLGDIATIHKGVAQPLSSLVVADGKPAVTLGMFVRDSMRIDHWSQDAKNVIREFEQSLADDVQVQMLFDQNRYVEARLSGLIWNLLFGGLAVIVVIVFMMGWRNALVIGTALPLSAFMVLAGLRMLDIPIHQMSVTGLIIALGLLIDNAIVVVDEVRTKLHARMAPEDAVISTVRHLAVPLLGSTLTTALAFAPIALMPGPAGEFVGSIAISVILAICSSFFLAMTVIPAIAALFADPEEDPETGHWWQVGFSHAGLRNAYSKSLDFLFSKPLLGVGLGCILPISGFIVAGSLPEQFFPPADRDQINIELELSAHASLAETRETIAAIREVVLEHPQVRGIEWFLGESAPQFYYNIIAKRENSSNFAQALVQLNSAHGGQELIHELQQELDRKVPHSRVLVRQLEQGPPFDAPIEVRLFGPDLHQLSQSGDELRTILSQTPDVLHHKAELADPLPKLTLKIDEEQARLAGLDHAEVSRQLNAALEGALGGSILEETEELPVRIRVPHDRRGSLDNIASLQLISSKKTPDGQAQYVPLTAIADVRMSSEIAAISHFNGERMNEVQAYIKAGVLPAKVLADFQKRLQQAGYELPPGYRLEWGGEASKRDDAVGNLMANVGVLMVLMVATLVLSFSSFRVAGLVGAVGILSIGLGLGMLWLFGFPFGFMAIVGSMGLAGVAINDAIVVLAELRANPRASKGDRVVVRDVVLRSTRHVVATSLTTVAGFIPLVLAGGGFWPPLAITIAGGVGGATLLALYFIPSAYILVMCRNCPLRAGVEDPVPEGEGSTLFSKLKDRLPALR; this is encoded by the coding sequence ATGGGAAAATCAGAAATGCTGGAAGGCTTATTCTATCGTAACCGCCGCTTACTGATTCTGTTGATGGCCCTGATTGCCGTCGCCGGACTGTCGAGCTTCTATATACTGCCCCGTATGGAAGATCCCGTGCTCACCAAACGTTCGGCCTTGGTGCAGACCCGCTTCCCCGGTGCCGATGCCACACGCGTCGAATCGCTGGTCTCTGAGAAGATCGAGGAAGAACTCCGCGAGATCGACGAAATCAAAGAACTGCGGTCCATCTCCCGCTCGGGAATGTCCACGATTACCATCGAACTCCGCGATGATGTCTACGAGGTAGACGAAGTCTGGTCGCGGATTCGCGATAAAATCGATGATGCCCGCGTCGAGTTCCCCTCGGGAGCGAAAGAGCCCGACTTCGAAGAGATGGACGTCAAAGCTTATGCCCTGATCGTAGCGCTGGTCTGGGATAATCCAAACCCGGTTAATTACGCCGTACTCCGTCGGTCGGCGAAACAGCTGGAAGACCGCCTGCGGGCGGTTTCCGGTACCGAAGACATCGATACCTTTGGTGATCCCGATGAAGAGATCCTGGTTGAGATTCAACCGGACCGGGTGGCGACGCTTGGTTTGAGTGTTGAGCAAATTGCCCGGCAGGTGGAAGCCTCGGACGCCAAACTGACAGCAGGACTACTCAGGGGACAGAAAAGCGATCTGCTGATCGACGTCGATTCCGAACTCGATTCCCTGGCGCGAATCGCCCGGACCCCGGTGCAGTTCGGCTCGGAAGGACATTCGGTTCAACTGGGAGATATCGCCACGATCCACAAAGGGGTGGCGCAGCCCTTGAGCAGCCTGGTGGTCGCTGATGGGAAACCCGCGGTGACCCTGGGAATGTTCGTTCGGGACAGCATGCGCATCGATCACTGGAGCCAGGATGCAAAAAACGTCATTCGCGAGTTTGAACAGTCACTTGCCGACGATGTGCAGGTACAGATGCTGTTCGACCAGAACCGCTACGTTGAAGCCCGTTTGAGTGGACTGATCTGGAACCTGCTGTTTGGCGGACTGGCTGTGATCGTGGTGATCGTCTTCATGATGGGCTGGCGGAATGCCCTGGTGATTGGCACCGCATTGCCCCTGTCAGCCTTCATGGTTCTCGCAGGGCTGCGGATGCTTGACATTCCCATTCACCAGATGTCAGTGACCGGGCTGATTATCGCGCTGGGACTTTTGATCGACAACGCGATTGTAGTGGTCGATGAAGTCCGTACCAAGCTGCATGCTCGCATGGCTCCCGAGGATGCCGTGATTTCGACGGTCCGGCATCTGGCGGTTCCCCTGCTGGGTTCCACCCTGACCACCGCTCTGGCATTTGCGCCAATCGCACTCATGCCCGGACCGGCGGGGGAATTTGTGGGCTCAATCGCGATCAGCGTGATTCTGGCGATCTGCAGTTCGTTTTTCCTCGCGATGACAGTCATTCCCGCGATCGCGGCCCTGTTTGCTGATCCTGAAGAAGATCCGGAGACCGGTCACTGGTGGCAGGTGGGGTTCAGCCATGCAGGTCTGCGGAACGCCTATTCCAAATCACTCGATTTTCTGTTTTCTAAACCGTTACTTGGCGTGGGGCTGGGCTGCATCCTGCCGATCAGTGGTTTCATCGTGGCTGGTTCATTGCCCGAACAGTTCTTTCCCCCCGCCGACCGAGATCAGATCAACATTGAGCTGGAACTCAGCGCTCATGCTTCACTGGCGGAAACACGGGAGACCATCGCGGCCATTCGTGAGGTCGTGCTCGAACATCCCCAGGTCAGAGGGATTGAATGGTTTCTGGGCGAGAGTGCTCCTCAGTTCTATTACAACATCATCGCCAAGCGGGAGAACAGTTCCAATTTCGCCCAGGCACTGGTGCAACTCAACTCAGCGCACGGCGGACAGGAGCTGATTCACGAACTGCAGCAGGAGTTAGATCGAAAAGTACCGCATTCGCGGGTCCTTGTCCGTCAACTGGAGCAGGGGCCACCTTTCGATGCGCCGATTGAAGTCCGGCTGTTCGGACCCGATTTACATCAACTCAGCCAGAGTGGCGATGAACTTCGCACTATACTCAGTCAGACACCTGATGTGCTGCACCACAAAGCGGAGTTAGCCGACCCGCTTCCGAAACTCACACTCAAGATCGATGAAGAGCAGGCACGGCTCGCGGGGCTGGATCATGCTGAGGTTTCCCGGCAACTCAATGCGGCCCTCGAAGGGGCTTTGGGGGGCAGCATCCTGGAAGAGACCGAAGAGCTGCCCGTGCGAATTCGCGTACCTCACGACCGCCGGGGATCGCTTGATAATATTGCATCACTGCAGCTGATCTCCAGTAAGAAGACCCCTGACGGCCAGGCACAGTATGTTCCTTTGACTGCGATTGCCGACGTCAGGATGTCGTCCGAGATCGCAGCGATCTCCCATTTCAACGGGGAACGCATGAACGAGGTGCAAGCTTATATTAAAGCCGGTGTCCTACCCGCAAAGGTGCTGGCTGATTTTCAGAAACGACTGCAGCAGGCCGGCTATGAACTCCCGCCCGGCTATCGCCTGGAATGGGGCGGGGAGGCTTCCAAGCGGGATGATGCTGTCGGAAACCTGATGGCTAACGTCGGCGTGTTGATGGTGTTGATGGTTGCCACACTGGTGCTCTCGTTTTCCTCATTTCGGGTCGCAGGACTGGTGGGCGCCGTGGGGATCCTTTCGATCGGTCTGGGACTGGGTATGCTCTGGCTGTTTGGCTTCCCCTTCGGCTTTATGGCGATCGTCGGCTCGATGGGGCTGGCGGGGGTGGCGATTAACGATGCCATCGTGGTGCTGGCGGAGCTCCGTGCGAATCCACGGGCCAGCAAAGGGGATCGGGTTGTCGTCCGTGATGTCGTTCTGCGTTCAACACGGCACGTCGTCGCGACTTCCCTGACGACGGTCGCTGGATTCATTCCCCTGGTGCTGGCGGGAGGCGGCTTCTGGCCTCCCCTGGCGATTACGATCGCAGGGGGCGTCGGTGGGGCGACCTTACTGGCACTCTATTTTATCCCCTCGGCTTACATACTGGTGATGTGTCGCAACTGCCCCTTGCGGGCAGGTGTAGAGGATCCGGTTCCCGAAGGAGAGGGCTCCACACTCTTCTCGAAGCTCAAAGACCGCTTACCCGCTTTGCGATAA
- a CDS encoding sigma-54-dependent transcriptional regulator, giving the protein MSAKDAPETDLESIVIRVLIIDDDEAHAQAVAESLERVGCECKIATSGEQGAKLIERETADIVITDLRMDGVDGLSILRTAKEELPDAEVIVLTGHGSINSAVTAMQLGAYTYLTKPLDISELRNAVEKASTRVRLMRRNAELHRRLDEKFGFEGVIGNTPQMHKIVEKLKNVASTNSTVLIEGESGTGKELVARAIHQNSERKSKPFVPLNISALPDSILESELFGHEQGAFTGAVGKRIGKFEHANGGTLFLDEVGEMPMQTQIKLLRVLEDRKIARLGTNEEISLNVRLVAATNADLLEMVKTGTFRQDLYYRLSVVKIELPPLRERRGDIPLLTDHFLKELSAQYDKPYEGVSRAARRALMSYDWPGNIRQLRNAAERMLVLDTDGILDLDDLPEEIVPVAGPDGDSSYTSDRSGADFLIGRPFSEVERYYIERALDLADGKREEAAKMLGIGERTLYRKLKEYQKQKEEQGGV; this is encoded by the coding sequence ATGAGCGCGAAAGACGCCCCGGAAACTGATCTTGAATCAATCGTGATTCGTGTCCTGATCATTGATGACGATGAAGCACATGCCCAGGCGGTGGCAGAAAGCCTGGAGCGGGTTGGCTGCGAGTGTAAAATCGCCACATCAGGGGAGCAGGGTGCCAAGCTGATCGAACGCGAAACGGCAGATATCGTGATCACCGATCTCCGCATGGATGGCGTCGATGGTCTCTCAATCCTCCGCACTGCCAAGGAAGAACTTCCCGATGCCGAAGTCATCGTGTTGACCGGGCACGGTTCGATCAACTCCGCTGTGACTGCGATGCAGCTCGGGGCCTACACCTATCTCACCAAGCCACTGGATATCAGCGAACTCCGCAACGCGGTCGAAAAGGCGTCCACACGTGTCCGTCTCATGCGACGCAATGCTGAATTGCATCGCCGCCTGGATGAAAAATTCGGCTTCGAAGGAGTGATCGGCAACACGCCCCAGATGCACAAGATTGTCGAAAAGCTGAAGAATGTCGCTTCCACGAACAGCACCGTGCTGATCGAAGGCGAGAGCGGTACCGGGAAAGAACTCGTTGCCCGAGCCATTCATCAGAACAGTGAGCGTAAGAGCAAGCCTTTCGTCCCTCTCAACATCTCGGCACTGCCGGACAGTATTCTGGAGAGTGAACTCTTCGGACACGAGCAGGGGGCATTTACCGGTGCCGTCGGAAAGCGGATTGGTAAGTTCGAGCATGCCAACGGGGGAACACTCTTTCTGGATGAAGTTGGCGAAATGCCCATGCAGACTCAGATCAAGCTGCTGCGTGTTCTCGAAGACCGTAAGATCGCCCGCCTGGGAACCAATGAAGAGATCAGTCTCAACGTTCGCCTGGTGGCTGCAACGAATGCGGATCTGCTCGAAATGGTGAAGACGGGCACTTTCCGACAGGATCTGTACTACCGGTTGTCAGTGGTAAAAATCGAGCTGCCCCCACTGCGGGAGCGGCGGGGGGACATACCGCTGCTGACCGATCATTTCCTGAAAGAACTTTCCGCCCAGTACGACAAGCCTTACGAGGGTGTTTCGCGGGCCGCCCGTCGCGCGCTGATGTCATACGACTGGCCTGGCAATATCCGTCAACTCCGCAATGCCGCTGAGCGAATGCTGGTGCTGGACACCGATGGCATTCTGGATCTGGACGACCTGCCTGAAGAGATCGTACCTGTCGCGGGACCGGATGGAGACAGCAGCTATACCTCGGATCGTTCCGGAGCCGATTTTCTCATTGGTCGCCCTTTCTCTGAGGTAGAACGCTACTACATTGAGCGGGCCCTCGATCTGGCGGACGGCAAGCGGGAAGAAGCAGCCAAGATGCTGGGCATCGGTGAGCGGACCCTCTATCGGAAGCTCAAAGAGTATCAGAAGCAGAAAGAGGAGCAGGGGGGCGTCTGA